Proteins from a single region of Streptomyces spinoverrucosus:
- a CDS encoding DNA repair helicase XPB yields MNGPLIVQSDKTLLLEVDHERADDCRRAIAPFAELERAPEHIHTYRVTPLGLWNARAAGHDAEQVVDALVQYSRYPVPHALLVDIADTMDRYGRLTLSKHPAHGLVLTTTDRPVLEEVLRSKRIAPLVGARIDPDTVAVHPSERGQIKQVLLKLGWPAEDLAGYVDGEAHPIELNEDGWALRPYQKQAVENFWHGGSGVVVLPCGAGKTLVGAGSMAQAKSTTLILVTNTVSARQWKHELVKRTSLTEDEIGEYSGTRKEIRPVTIATYQVLTTKRKGVYPHLELFDSRDWGLIVYDEVHLLPAPVFKFTADLQARRRLGLTATLVREDGRESDVFSLIGPKRFDAPWKEIEAQGYIAPADCVEVRVNLTDAERLAYATAEQEEKYRFCSTTDTKRKVTEAIVRRFAGQQILVIGQYIDQLDELGEHLDAPVIKGETSNAQREKLFDAFREGQISVLVVSKVANFSIDLPEATVAIQVSGTFGSRQEEAQRLGRVLRPKADGHQAHFYSVVARDTIDQDFAAHRQRFLAEQGYAYRIVDADELLAGS; encoded by the coding sequence GTGAACGGTCCACTCATCGTCCAGTCCGACAAGACCCTGCTCCTGGAAGTCGACCACGAGCGTGCCGACGACTGCCGTCGGGCGATCGCGCCGTTCGCGGAGCTGGAGCGGGCGCCGGAGCACATTCACACCTACCGGGTGACGCCGCTCGGGCTGTGGAACGCGCGCGCCGCGGGGCATGACGCGGAGCAGGTGGTGGACGCGCTGGTGCAGTACAGCCGCTACCCCGTGCCGCACGCGCTGCTCGTGGACATCGCCGACACGATGGACCGGTACGGGCGGCTGACGCTGAGCAAGCATCCCGCGCACGGGCTGGTGCTGACGACCACCGACCGTCCGGTGCTGGAGGAGGTGCTGCGGTCGAAGCGGATCGCGCCGCTCGTCGGCGCCCGGATCGACCCGGACACCGTCGCGGTGCATCCGTCCGAGCGCGGGCAGATCAAGCAGGTGCTGCTGAAGCTGGGCTGGCCGGCCGAGGACCTCGCCGGGTACGTCGACGGCGAGGCGCACCCGATCGAGCTGAACGAGGACGGCTGGGCGCTCAGGCCGTACCAGAAGCAGGCCGTGGAGAACTTCTGGCACGGCGGGAGCGGCGTCGTGGTCCTGCCCTGTGGTGCCGGTAAGACGCTGGTCGGTGCCGGGTCCATGGCGCAGGCGAAGTCCACGACGCTGATCCTCGTCACCAACACCGTCTCCGCCCGGCAGTGGAAGCACGAGCTGGTGAAGCGGACCTCGCTGACCGAGGACGAGATCGGTGAGTACAGCGGGACGAGGAAGGAGATCCGTCCGGTCACCATCGCGACCTACCAGGTGCTGACGACGAAGCGGAAGGGTGTCTATCCGCATCTGGAGCTGTTCGACTCCCGGGACTGGGGGCTCATCGTCTACGACGAGGTTCATCTGCTGCCCGCGCCGGTCTTCAAGTTCACGGCGGATCTCCAGGCGCGGCGGCGGCTGGGTCTGACGGCGACACTGGTGCGGGAGGACGGGCGTGAGTCGGACGTCTTCTCGCTCATCGGACCCAAGCGGTTCGACGCGCCGTGGAAGGAGATCGAGGCACAGGGGTACATCGCGCCCGCCGACTGTGTGGAGGTCCGGGTCAATCTGACGGACGCGGAGCGGCTGGCGTACGCGACGGCCGAGCAGGAGGAGAAGTACCGCTTCTGCTCCACGACCGACACCAAGCGGAAGGTGACGGAGGCGATCGTCCGGCGGTTCGCCGGGCAGCAGATCCTCGTCATCGGGCAGTACATCGACCAGCTCGACGAGCTGGGGGAGCATCTCGACGCGCCGGTGATCAAGGGCGAGACGTCCAACGCCCAGCGCGAGAAGCTCTTCGACGCCTTCCGGGAGGGCCAGATCAGCGTCCTCGTGGTCTCCAAGGTCGCCAACTTCTCCATCGACCTGCCGGAGGCGACCGTCGCCATCCAGGTGTCCGGGACCTTCGGGTCGCGGCAGGAGGAGGCCCAGCGCCTCGGACGGGTGCTGCGGCCGAAGGCCGACGGCCACCAGGCCCACTTCTACTCGGTCGTCGCCCGCGACACGATCGACCAGGACTTCGCGGCCCACCGCCAGCGGTTCCTGGCCGAGCAGGGGTACGCGTACCGGATCGTGGACGCGGACGAGCTGCTGGCCGGGAGCTGA